CAAAGATAAGCGCCAATACAACCACCAGCACTGTCACAACTATGGTTGCACTAAGCATGCTTCATTACAACCCCTTCAACAATATTGGCCACATCTTCGCAGGCATCGAGGGTTTGTTCCAGGCGCTCGTAAATTTCTTTCCACTTGATCACATCAATAACGGGGGTGTTTCCGCTGAACAGACCTGTTACCGCTTGGCGGAAAAGGGCATCTCCTTCCTCTTCTATTCTGTTTATTTCAATGATTTTTTCCGTTAACTTTTTGCTTTTCTTCATCACTTTGAGTTCTTCCATCAGGTCAATCAGTTCCTTGGTACAATTTAAAATCAGGTTGCTCATTGTTTTTGCTTCTTCGGTAGCGGCAGTTACCTTAAACATGATAAACCTGCTGGCTGTGGACTCGATGAAGTCAGCAATATCATCCATCTGCTTGCCTATGCCGTAAATGTCCTCCCGGTCGATAGGAGTAATAAATGATTTATTAAGCTCTTTAAAAATTTCATGAAGCTGCTGATCCCCCTTCCGCTCCATCTCTTTGATTTCTTTGAATTTAGATTCGCCGTTTTTTAGATCTTCTACTAACTCTTTTAAAAGCTGGGCCGCTTTATACATGGTATGGGCGGAAGAGATAAACAGATCAAAAAATTTGTCTTCTTTGGGCGTTAATTTAAACATCGCAAACCTCCATAGCTCAATTACTCCTGTGGTCTTGTTAACATTTTCACTTAAACACTACACCGCTGCTAATGTTAGCCGGTTTGTAGCACAAGTATAGAATACTACAAAATCTGCTAAACTCCAACAGAGAAATTTTGCGAAAAATTACTTTATCAGCGCCCAAAAACAAAGAACCTAATAAAAAACCTTTCTCCGGCTATACTAAGATACAAGAGGTGTTGACTATTGCTGTGTCATCGCCTGCTTCTCATCAACCTTAACAAATTGTCCTTCCTTCAAGATCGTTCCTCCATTGATCACCACCTTTTCCACCCCCGCATTTCCCGAGGAGTAAACCAGGTATTGCATTACTTTTCACTCTCCTATAATTTTTACTAAAACCCGCTTTCTGCGCTTGCCGTCAAATTCCCCGTAAAAAATTTGTTCCCAGGGACCGAAGTCCAATTTGCCATTGGTAACGGCTACTACAACTTCCCTGCCCATGATAGTCCTCTTTAAATGGGCGTCGGCATTATCTTCGTAGACGTTGTGACGATACTGCTGATACGGCTTCTCCGGAGCAAGTTTTTCTAAGAATACTTCAAAATCATGATGCAGTCCGCTCTCATCATCATTGATGAAGACACTGGATGTGATATGCATAGCGTTGCAAAGTAAAAGCCCCTCCTTAATGCCGCTTTCTGCCAAGCAAT
This region of Zhaonella formicivorans genomic DNA includes:
- a CDS encoding DUF47 domain-containing protein, giving the protein MFKLTPKEDKFFDLFISSAHTMYKAAQLLKELVEDLKNGESKFKEIKEMERKGDQQLHEIFKELNKSFITPIDREDIYGIGKQMDDIADFIESTASRFIMFKVTAATEEAKTMSNLILNCTKELIDLMEELKVMKKSKKLTEKIIEINRIEEEGDALFRQAVTGLFSGNTPVIDVIKWKEIYERLEQTLDACEDVANIVEGVVMKHA
- a CDS encoding secondary thiamine-phosphate synthase enzyme YjbQ produces the protein MKSYRKELWFETKHRREFINITSLVEDCLAESGIKEGLLLCNAMHITSSVFINDDESGLHHDFEVFLEKLAPEKPYQQYRHNVYEDNADAHLKRTIMGREVVVAVTNGKLDFGPWEQIFYGEFDGKRRKRVLVKIIGE